CGGCCCGCGTGGCCGCTGCCGTTCCAGCTCGGCCGGGACGCCGCCGGCGAAATCGTCGCCACCGGCACCAACGTCACCAAGTGGCACCCCGGCGACCGAGCCGTCCAACTCCCCCACCCACCATGCCGCAACTGCGCCCTGTGCATCCGCGGACTGGAAAACCTGTGCGTCGACACCACCTACCCCGGACACCAGATCTTCGGCGGATACGCCCAATACGTCGTACGCCACCAGGACACCGTCCTGCCCATCCCCGACGGCATCGACTACGCAACCGCCGCCGCCACCATGTGGACCTACACCACCCCCCTCAACTGCGCACGCCAGGCACCCGTCGGCCCCGGCGACACAGTGCTCATCACCGGCGCCAGCGGCGGCATGGCCACCGCCTGCGCCCAACTGGCCAAACTCAGCGGCGCCACCGTCATCGGCACCACCACCAAGGCAGACCGCGACGACGCACTCAAGACACTCGGCTACGACCACATCCTGCACTCCACCGACCCCCACCTGCCCGCACAGGTCAGACAGCTGACACACGGACTGGGCGCCGACGCCGTCTGGGACTGCGTCGGCGGCAACGACTTCTTCCACCTCTCCCTGTCCTGCGCACGCCTCGGCGCCACCGTCACCGTCCTGGGCACACCCCCCAGCCAAAGCTCCCGCCTCGAACTGGACGCACTCACCCTCATCGGCCAGCAAGTGAAGATCGCCGGGGTACGCGGCGCCACCCGGCGCGACCAGCAACTGTGCCTTCAACTACTGGCCGCCGGACACATCCACCCCATCATCGACCGGTCCTACCCCCTCGCAGAAGCAGCCCAGGCCCACACCTACCTGGAAAGCCACCGCCAAGTCGGCAAAGTCATCCTCCTGCCCTGACTGGGTCGCAGACCGCCGGTCCGAGCAGGCGGGCAGCCGACCGGAAACACTGGCCTGCCCGCCAGTCCCAACTGCCCTAAGAGGTCCTAACAAAGGCGCTGTACGTGCCGGTGGGTGATGAGGCAGGTGGCGAGACCGAGGAAGGCTTCGTGGATGTCGTCGCGTCGTTCCCAGCGGATCCGTAGGCGGCGGAAGCCGTGCAGCCAGGCGATCGTTCTCTCGACGACATAGCGGAAGATGCCCAGGCCGGAGCCGTGTGGTTGGCCTCGTTCGGCGATGACCGGGCGGATGCCGCGGGCCCAGAGCAGGCGGCGGTACTTGTCGTGGTCGTAGCCGCGGTCGGCCAGGAGCGCGTCGGGGCGGTGTCTGGGCCGGCCGACGACGCCGGACACGGCCGGAACCTTGTCCAGCAGGGGCAGCAACTGCGTGACGTCGTTGCGGTTTCCGCCGGTCAGTGACACTGCGAGCGGGATGCCCTGGCCGTCGGTGAGGACGTGGTGCTTGCTGCCCGGCCGTGCGCGGTCGACCGGGCTGGGCCCGCTTTTGGGCCGCGCCGAGCGGCCCGCACGTGCGAGGAGTCGATCACCGCCCGCGACCAGTCCAGTTTCTTCGCGGCCCGCAGCTTCTTCAGCAGCACCAGGTGCAACTTGTCCCACACACCGGCCTCGTTCCATGCGGCGAGGCGCCGCCAGCACGTCATGCCGGAGCCGAAGCCCAGCTCCTGGGGCAGGTACTCCCACTGAATGCCGGTGTGCAGCACGAACAGGATGCCGCACAACGCCTGCCGGTCCGGGATCCGCGGCCGGCCCTCCACCAGCTTCGGACCCGGCTGGGGCAGCAACGGCTCGACCAGCGACCACAGTTCGTCCGAGACGATCCACGGACGCGACTCCCTCTTTCCCACGACAACACCAACGAGCAACCAGACCGACAGTCACATGATCAACAGCTTCTGTTAGGGCTTCTAAGCTCGCGGTTCCGTGTAGCGAGCCGCGAGTGTCGGCTGGTTGCCGCCCGCGACAAACGCCGCCTCCGCGGTGAGCAGGGCGTCCAGGGCGGAGTCCTGACCCTCCAGACCAGGAGCACAGACGGTCTCGCCCAGGCGCAGCCCGGTCAGGCTGGCCGACGCCACGTCCTCGGGAGTCATCGCCCAGGGGATGCTGTGGCCGGCGCCACTGTTCCACTCCGTTGCCACAACGCCGGGGCACACGACCTGAACCCGGAGCGGGGTGTCGGCGAGTTCGCCGGCGAGGGTGCGGGTGAAGCCCAGGGTGGCGGCCTTCGCGGCGACGTACAGGGTGCGCCGGGGCGCTCGCGAGTCCGTGAAGCCCGCGCTGAAGGCGAGAAGCGAAGCGACGGTGACGATCGCGCCTTCGCCTGCCGCGAGCATTCCGGGAAGTGCGGCGTGGACCAGCCGGACGGGGGCCACGGCATTGAGGGTGAGCAGGGGCTCGATGTCGTTCGCCGCGACCTCCGTGAGGGGGGCGTAGCCGCCGGCACCGGCGTTGCTGATGAGCGTGCGCACGTCCCCGGCGGCCAGGCGGTCGGTGACAGTGGCGATGCCGTCGTGGGTACCGAGGTCGGCGGGCAGCACCTCGACGGCTGCTCCACGGGCACGGAGTTCCTCGGCGAGGTCG
Above is a window of Streptomyces sp. NBC_00490 DNA encoding:
- a CDS encoding quinone oxidoreductase family protein; the encoded protein is MWTYTTPLNCARQAPVGPGDTVLITGASGGMATACAQLAKLSGATVIGTTTKADRDDALKTLGYDHILHSTDPHLPAQVRQLTHGLGADAVWDCVGGNDFFHLSLSCARLGATVTVLGTPPSQSSRLELDALTLIGQQVKIAGVRGATRRDQQLCLQLLAAGHIHPIIDRSYPLAEAAQAHTYLESHRQVGKVILLP
- a CDS encoding SDR family NAD(P)-dependent oxidoreductase; translated protein: MTRTIALITGASSGIGAAYARLLAGDHDLVLVARRADRLADLAEELRARGAAVEVLPADLGTHDGIATVTDRLAAGDVRTLISNAGAGGYAPLTEVAANDIEPLLTLNAVAPVRLVHAALPGMLAAGEGAIVTVASLLAFSAGFTDSRAPRRTLYVAAKAATLGFTRTLAGELADTPLRVQVVCPGVVATEWNSGAGHSIPWAMTPEDVASASLTGLRLGETVCAPGLEGQDSALDALLTAEAAFVAGGNQPTLAARYTEPRA
- a CDS encoding IS5 family transposase (programmed frameshift), with translation MVSDELWSLVEPLLPQPGPKLVEGRPRIPDRQALCGILFVLHTGIQWEYLPQELGFGSGMTCWRRLAAWNEAGVWDKLHLVLLKKLRAAKKLDWSRAVIDSSHVRAARRGPKSGPSPVDRARPGSKHHVLTDGQGIPLAVSLTGGNRNDVTQLLPLLDKVPAVSGVVGRPRHRPDALLADRGYDHDKYRRLLWARGIRPVIAERGQPHGSGLGIFRYVVERTIAWLHGFRRLRIRWERRDDIHEAFLGLATCLITHRHVQRLC